The Patagioenas fasciata isolate bPatFas1 chromosome 3, bPatFas1.hap1, whole genome shotgun sequence genome contains a region encoding:
- the LOC139827475 gene encoding CAP-Gly domain-containing linker protein 4-like isoform X1 — protein sequence MTIEDLPEPSLEGDSLFERERFLFPNSETSVTFSVAAAPMPSDCEFSFFDPNDAACQEILFNPKTSVSELFAILRQWVPQVQQNIDIIGNEIIKRGCNVNDRDGLTDMTLLHYTCKSGAHGIGDVETAVKFATQLIDLGADSSLRSRWTNMNALHYAAYFDVPELIRVILKNAKPKDVDATCSDFDFGTALHIAAFNLCTGAVKCLLEHGANPAFRNDKGQIPADVVPDPVDMPLEMADAAASAKEIKQILLDAVPLSCDISKAMIPNYDHVTGKAMLLSLGLKLGDRVVIAGQKVGTLRFCGTTEFASGQWAGVELDEPEGKNNGSVGKVQYFKCAPKRGIFAPLSKISKASDRKKSSLRSSSTRSSPLVKSKKIDVTHITSKVNSGLNMPKKDSASETNFMTPKRGKAVPAKDGNEIFKTFLTS from the exons ATGACCATAGAGGATCTCCCAGAACCCTCCTTGGAAGGAGATTCCCTCTTTGAAAGAGAACGGTTCTTATTCCCAAATTCTGAAACTTCTGTTACTTTTTCTGTTGCTGCTGCACCAATGCCTTCAGACTGTG agtttTCCTTCTTTGATCCCAATGATGCAGCATGCCAAGAAATACTTTTCAACCCCAAAACATCAGTTTCTGAACTGTTTGCTATCTTAAGGCAATGGGTTCCACAGGTCCAGCAGAACATTGATATTATTGGGAATGAG ATCATTAAAAGGGGTTGCAATGTGAATGACAGAGATGGACTGACCGACATGACTCTTTTGCATTACACTTGCAAATCAGGGGCTCATGGTATTG GTGATGTTGAAACCGCTGTAAAATTTGCGACGCAGCTTATTGATTTGGGTGCTGATAGCAGTTTACGCAGCCGCTGGACAAATATGAATGCCTTGCATTATGCTGCCTACTTTGATGTTCCAGAACTTATTAGagttattttgaaaaatgcaaaGCCAAAAG ATGTGGATGCCACCTGTAGTGATTTTGATTTTGGAACAGCTTTGCATATTGCTGCATTTAACCTGTGTACAGGAGCTGTCAAGTGCTTGCTGGAACATGGAGCAAATCCTGCCTTTAGG AATGACAAAGGGCAGATTCCAGCGGATGTGGTGCCTGATCCAGTGGATATGCCCCTGGAAATGGCAGATGCAGCAGCCAGCGCAAAAGAAATCAAGCAGATATTGCTGGATGCAGTGCCTCTCTCATGTGACATTTCAAAAGCCATGATTCCAAACTACGATCACGTCACTGGCAAGGCCATGCTTTTATCGCTTGGTCTGAAACTGGGAGATCGTGTTGTTATTGCAGGACAGAAG GTTGGTACATTAAGATTTTGTGGCACAACAGAATTTGCCAGTGGCCAGTGGGCTGGCGTGGAGCTGGATGAACCAGAAGGAAAGAACAATGGAAGCGTTGGAAAAGTCCAATACTTCAAGTGTGCACCGAAACGCG GTATCTTTGCACCTCTTTCTAAAATAAGCAAAGCTTCCGATCGCAAAAAAAGCTCTTTACGAAGTTCTTCCACGCGGTCTTCACCTTTGGTCAAATCCAAGAAAATAGACGTGACGCACATAACTTCCAAAGTGAACTCTG gATTAAATATGCCAAAAAAAGACAGTGCTTCTGAAACCAACTTTATGACTCCTAAAAGGGGCAAAGCTGTACCTGCAAAAGACggtaatgaaatttttaaaacttttttaacATCTTGA
- the LOC139827475 gene encoding CAP-Gly domain-containing linker protein 4-like isoform X2 has product MTIEDLPEPSLEGDSLFERERFLFPNSETSVTFSVAAAPMPSDCEFSFFDPNDAACQEILFNPKTSVSELFAILRQWVPQVQQNIDIIGNEIIKRGCNVNDRDGLTDMTLLHYTCKSGAHGIGDVETAVKFATQLIDLGADSSLRSRWTNMNALHYAAYFDVPELIRVILKNAKPKDVDATCSDFDFGTALHIAAFNLCTGAVKCLLEHGANPAFRNDKGQIPADVVPDPVDMPLEMADAAASAKEIKQILLDAVPLSCDISKAMIPNYDHVTGKAMLLSLGLKLGDRVVIAGQKVGTLRFCGTTEFASGQWAGVELDEPEGKNNGSVGKVQYFKCAPKRVLALFVLLILLAACSFLAATICKTTQTTN; this is encoded by the exons ATGACCATAGAGGATCTCCCAGAACCCTCCTTGGAAGGAGATTCCCTCTTTGAAAGAGAACGGTTCTTATTCCCAAATTCTGAAACTTCTGTTACTTTTTCTGTTGCTGCTGCACCAATGCCTTCAGACTGTG agtttTCCTTCTTTGATCCCAATGATGCAGCATGCCAAGAAATACTTTTCAACCCCAAAACATCAGTTTCTGAACTGTTTGCTATCTTAAGGCAATGGGTTCCACAGGTCCAGCAGAACATTGATATTATTGGGAATGAG ATCATTAAAAGGGGTTGCAATGTGAATGACAGAGATGGACTGACCGACATGACTCTTTTGCATTACACTTGCAAATCAGGGGCTCATGGTATTG GTGATGTTGAAACCGCTGTAAAATTTGCGACGCAGCTTATTGATTTGGGTGCTGATAGCAGTTTACGCAGCCGCTGGACAAATATGAATGCCTTGCATTATGCTGCCTACTTTGATGTTCCAGAACTTATTAGagttattttgaaaaatgcaaaGCCAAAAG ATGTGGATGCCACCTGTAGTGATTTTGATTTTGGAACAGCTTTGCATATTGCTGCATTTAACCTGTGTACAGGAGCTGTCAAGTGCTTGCTGGAACATGGAGCAAATCCTGCCTTTAGG AATGACAAAGGGCAGATTCCAGCGGATGTGGTGCCTGATCCAGTGGATATGCCCCTGGAAATGGCAGATGCAGCAGCCAGCGCAAAAGAAATCAAGCAGATATTGCTGGATGCAGTGCCTCTCTCATGTGACATTTCAAAAGCCATGATTCCAAACTACGATCACGTCACTGGCAAGGCCATGCTTTTATCGCTTGGTCTGAAACTGGGAGATCGTGTTGTTATTGCAGGACAGAAG GTTGGTACATTAAGATTTTGTGGCACAACAGAATTTGCCAGTGGCCAGTGGGCTGGCGTGGAGCTGGATGAACCAGAAGGAAAGAACAATGGAAGCGTTGGAAAAGTCCAATACTTCAAGTGTGCACCGAAACGCG tgcttgctttgtttgttttattgattcTTTTAGCTGCGTGTAGTTTTTTAGCTGCAACTATTTGCAAAACGACTCAAACAACCAACTAG